The window GCCAAGGAGTTACCTCCATTTCCTTGGCCACAAGGCAGGGTGACACTTGTCACTTTTGTGTTAACAATGTCTTGATAAAATACATCACAGAAAGTTGCTGCACTGAAGTTAGTATTTAGGTCTGGAGCCTTTAGGGTCATCTGATTGAGGTGGTCAAGAGGAGCCATGTTGGGAAAGCTCTCCTCAAAGGCGTTGATGAATTCAGGTGGGCAGACCTCTGCTGCATTTGACGCCACCTCTGCCAGGTTGGGCAATGGGTAGAAGCTGTAGTTTGGATCCTGCACCTCAGGGGTGATGTTAGTGGGCAGATATCCTCCTGTCTGATCCAGTGTGTCCTTCATTTGCATATTCAGGCATTGCTGGAAAACAAGATTCAGAAGAGTCACAACAAATCCAGTAACCCATGCAGTTTCAGACGTCAAGATGTAACATTATAGTAAAATGCAGTATAGTACCATCACATGGACCATTACATGGATGTTCAGCATTTACTAAGACTTCGTTTCAAACCTTTGTATTTTATTCTCAATAGTAGTTGAAACTTTGCACAGGTTCAATATTCCAAATAAATTGCGAATCCTTAATTGATTAACATCTTAGCATGACATTTTGCACTGTacttgtactgtatgtaaagtaTTTTCTGGTTTGTTTCCATGCTACTACCTTCATCCACTGCTAAACATTAGAGCGCTATTTAAGTGTTACCAAGGACACAAGCAGCTCTGAGGCAACAGTGCTCTGTGGAAACCTGATCACAGTGGATTTAGCTGTATTATCTGCTTCTGCTGTGTGTCCCATTCAAACACACAGGACAAAGGTGAGTAGGTTCTCTCATGCATGGCTGCTGCAATCCATGCATTCTttgggtgttttttttttacaccacaGAGCATCGTACCATTGAGGTGGTAGAATCTGCCTATTGTACCTGCAGCTCAGGAAGGGACAAAAGCTCCATCCAGGCCTGCTCCAAATCTGGGGAGGTCCTCTGTGGGGGCTGGGGGGCTAGGAGGAGGGGTGGCTGGGTCAAAGCTGGCAGCTCACATGCCATGACATGGTTGCTGTTTGGGGCTGGAGCTACGGTGACATCCAGACAGACGGAAGCGGTCTACAATACAAAAAGGGGGGGGGTGGAACACTGTAAAAGACCGGAACAGACATGAGATATTGTTTTTTAATTTGTTTGagggatatatattttttttaatctaaaAGTGAATGTATTCTTACTGCCGTAGCCTCTACCAGTGGGAAGGTCTCTGCCAGCAGCTGCATACATTCATCAAATGACATGGCATCTCCGTCTTCTGTGAAGCTGACATTCTGAAGGGAAAGATTCAAAGCATATGAACCCCTCTTGCAAAAGAATAGGTAGGAATTTGAACAGAGTGCGCTACCTAGACGAAGGTCTTCACAGATTAGTTTCTAAAGAGACAAATCCACCAATGGAAAACTACAGAGCCACCTGGTTTCCCCTAATTACACTGGATGAGGTGGTTACCTAGCTACAGCGGAGCTGCACCCAACCCAGTGCAGGGAGGGCAGTGGCCAGCCTCTGACGTGACTgacagctgtgtgtgtactgtacctgtgtgACTTGAGGGGGTGCGGCGGTGGTGGCAGACTGCGGTGACTGGCCGCTGGGTGCAAGGCGGGGCACGAACTCCCCCGtctcctcatccagctgtagCTGAGCCAGCAAggccttctcctgctctctcagcAGCTGctgcctcttctcctcctcctgcacCCGCTGCCGCTGCAACTCATGCTCCTTCTGACGGTGGCAGTAGTCAAACACCTCTCGCCCTGCGCCCAGGTCAATGTCCTGCCTCCACAGGATGTCGATTAGGTCCACGTCCTGCCAAGAGACAACAGGTTAGACTGGAACTCACAAAGCACCATACACGAGGAGATTGTGCACTAGGAACAAGGAAGTGTGTGCCTGCTGTGAAGTAGCATGGCTACTCTCGCTACAGTGCCACACCCCGTCCCTTCGGGTGTCTGTCCTTCGACGACTGGCTTGAATGTAATGAGGAAGAAGTCGTCTGAATAATAGAGGAACTTCTCCATTTCCCCAGAGTTCAGTCTCCACCCACAGAGAATACGTGCCTCTTAGCTGCTTTCCAGGCAGAGGAGCAAATAATTGAAAAGACAACAGGTCAAATGTAATATTGTTGCATCTCTGTCTGTTGTATCAGTAGCTTAGACCAAAAACTAATTAAATCAATGATCACTCTGAGGAGAAAGGTTCATTCATACAACTTGAAATGTAATGTGGTTTACTTTTTATTTGATATACCACAATGCACCACAAGGTCACTACATTCACTACTGTATTTGGAGAACCATATTGCGTTGAGACCTGGCAATAGAGTTTAGTACGGATATGTTCAGAGAAAGTGCTTACTATATTCCCCACTGGTGTATAGCACGTTTTATAACAAGATCATTTGGTCCTCCACTTCTACCTCACTGTGGCCGATGTTTATTAGCTTTCTGCGTGTAAATTCAGGAATGTCCAGAGATAAACTGTGCTGGTCTCCCTTGGGCCTTTTAACATCCATTACACAAACCTTATTTACAGAAGGAAGTGTTTCACAAGGGCCTTGGGAGATTGCATAAACCGAACATTAGGTCACACTGAAAGCTCTGAGCATGTGACTGTTTGTTTCTGGGTAATAAAGGCAAACTATACATTCAGAGAGACTTGGTCAcatgaacagaacagagagaggacagaggatataaagagagacagatCAGATGACTAACAAAGCAGAAGTATGTGTAAAGAGGATGTGGATTTGGAACTTGATGTTATTTGTTAACATGGATTGATTTCAACTTAGCTAACTCTGTATCGTAAAAGGAATGAGCACAAGTAATTGCTTTGTTACTGTGTAGACCAAATCAAGTGTTAAACATGACCATTATAAGTTCAACCCATGACCTCTTATTCAGAAATGGGTATAATAAACATTGGCTTTCTGTTTGTGTGCATCAGATGTGCAGTGCTGCTGACTACTCTTTAACCCTATTTGCTTGGTCGTTACGTCAAAGCCAGCAATAGTCCATGACCGTTAAAGCCCGTAACGTCAGAAGGTCTGGTTAGGGCAATAAGTCCCACTATTAATCTTGGTCAGAGGAGTGAGTACACGCAACCATAAATTATGACTGTGGAGACGAGGAAGAATGGCCTAAACTGACCTAACAGCTGCTGGATGAAAGCAGCTTTTGTGGTCAGCCATGTTTTCTCCTTTCAAAAACAGCAGATTGAGTCCATGTGTCATGCCTTTAGCCCACACAACTATCAGTTGCAGTCTAGAAGAGGGAAGAAATATTGAAAAGGACAATGCCTTGTTCTTTTATAGACACTTTCATCATACAGGATCGATGAATTCTGTCATAAAAGGCAAATTAACTTTATCTAGTTTCATCAACACATTTCATAATCCcttttgaataaaataaaatgactGGAGCCACTTTAAGCTTTTCATGTTGTCAATGACACTTCAACTCCACTCATTCATGCAGAGATGAGTGATTTGTGTACATTCACAAATTACTGATCCTCCCTCTCAAAAAAGGATGATGTAACTATTGTGAACGGAAGATGTTGACATCCATTGGGACCATTTTGGTAAATTGTTTGGATGAGAGACTTCACTTTTTAAACTCAGTAACTATTTTGTTATGAACTATCTTGGTGGAGTGAAGTATTTATCCACAAAATACTTGTGAAACATTCTGGTTAGTTCACTGATATTTTGCAATAGTACTTGAATGTAATAAGCTATGGGAACTGGGTTTGTAAAaagaaatgctcattttcctgGTTGATTCTGCAAGTTAGTGTAAATAAAAGCTCTTCCTTTTCCATTCTCAAACAACATCTCTTTGTTTGAATCCCAGACATAGTTTGAGTAGCTGATTTTTCATCTCAGAATGTGCAGCAACTCAAACAGAATAAAAAACATATTAGGGGTATAGACACCACTTTTAAAAACAAGCCGACCACCGATTCCAACAGTACAGGAATTAAGTGACAGTAAAACAACTGATTCGTGGATCTATATACATAATTCCTTGATACCTAAAAAAAACCTCATCAAAAATGATAAAAGTTGTCTATTAACAAACTTTTCCTTTGTCAAGGGAAATTGTTCAAAACACAACCAGATGAGTTTGGTTTTGGGATAAGGCCTTTACTCCAACACCatctttttttctccaaaaaaaGAAACACATCCGGTTACAATCCTACTGAACATTCCCCAACGCAGGTTTACTCTTTAATCTAGTGGAACCTGTCGTCAATTGATTACTAGATTCACGTGTTATTAACTGTTTGTAAACCAAGGCCAGCTGCAGAACTACAACCACTTCTGGGTTATTATAATAAAGAATAGCCTATGCATTTGTTAATTTGACACAGTTGGCCATATGTCCAGAGAACCTAtgtaaatagaaaataaaataaattacaaGATTAGCTGGGACAAAGAGATGTTGTTTGAGAAAGGAAAAGGAAGAGCATTTATTTACACTAACTTGCAGAATCCACCAGGAAATGGagcatttattttttacaaaccCAGTTCCCATAGCTTACTACATTGAAGTGCAATCGTACAATCAACTGTATATATGGAGCAAAGGTAGGCCTATGGATGCCATCTACGGGAACACAGGATGGGGCTCTAGTGGCGCATTGGGAGATTCCGACGGCCAAAAAATAAACACACCGACATAAAAATAAATGGGCTGTCTGGGGAAAACTTTCGTCATCTTGGCATATTTTTTACTTGACAATAATTGCATCATTACACATATGGATTACGATATTAACCGGATATTCAACTGTTATTTTTCGCCCAATTTAGTTGTATGCACCGGGCAGACAACCATCCATGACTTTGCAGAAATCTCTATGAACAGACCTGTCGACTACAGCGCAGAGACGGAAATTGTAGCCTAGTGCTAGAAACGCGACTGCAAATGTCAAAACTACAGCACAACAAGCTCACATATGATtatgataggctataggctaAGAAAGCATATGTACGATTCGTTTAATTTAATGTATTAAATAATATACGGATTATTATGGAAAATGCACATTGGGTTGAATTTGACAGTTTGTTCATATCAGGTAACATGAGTGTAGGCCTTATTTCATTTCAATAGTTTGAACTATCCATTAATAGTTTTTCGACTGTATGCCAATGAACATTTTATCAATATATCAACCTTGAGATGTTTTACAAAGCCTACTGAGTTGAATATAGTAGCCAATAACAACATAATATTTACCTGTTGACTAGGATTCATTTTATGCATCTCAGTTTCCATCATAGTGGATAGTTGGCTTGTCCCTTCGTAAAGAAAAACCCAATAGGCCTatataaaaatatacatttgtaaTCCTTTACAGAAATATAAAATGGTGGACTATCCGAAGGCGAGGAGTCCGGCCCAGCAATGTTTTGACTATGAAGGAAATAGTGCTTCTAATCTTGTGAAAGTTTACGGAAAACCCCAagcagtctgatagccttgcccacAAGTTGCGTCAGCCAGTCAAGGGCTCCGAGAGAGCTGCGCTGGGATCGTCCCACTCAACGTCCTATTGGTTCGATAAGGCCAGTTTGTGGCTGTGCTCCGGACAGCCAATGTTACATTTGCTTCCCGTTTATTAACAAGTCATTTGTTATTTAACCTAAAAAATTAAAAGTGTATTCAAGAAGTGTCCAGATACATTTACATAATATCTGCCACTATAGATTCATGACACTAGAAGAGGTATTTTTGATAACAGCATCTTGGTTGACTTATGAACTAATATAAGAATTACAGTTATTACAATGTTATTACAACAGTTTTTACAACTATTGTCAGCATTGTTCCAAAATGTAAGGCACATTTACCAATTGTATCACCTTGACAGACTAAATACCCGCATTTATTTCAAGCAGAATGCTATAAAGCTGCAGTGAATAGACTTGCAAACTGCATTTGTGTACAGGGTAGGACTATAGGTTACAATGGGAATCAAGTATGTAATGAAGAAAATAAGGATTAGAAACTGAAACTATAATAAGGAACAATTTTTAGTCAACATTGATATCTGTAGTTGTCTGCAGTAGGCCCAAATCTGCTCACAGCTAATCCAACTAGGAGAGAGATGGGATGGCAACTCCTGAAAATCGATCTATTAAATAGCGACCTCTTCTGGTTTAGATGACGCCTAAGTATTTCATTCATTT of the Oncorhynchus clarkii lewisi isolate Uvic-CL-2024 chromosome 3, UVic_Ocla_1.0, whole genome shotgun sequence genome contains:
- the LOC139398596 gene encoding nuclear factor erythroid 2-related factor 2a — protein: MMETEMHKMNPSQQDVDLIDILWRQDIDLGAGREVFDYCHRQKEHELQRQRVQEEEKRQQLLREQEKALLAQLQLDEETGEFVPRLAPSGQSPQSATTAAPPQVTQNVSFTEDGDAMSFDECMQLLAETFPLVEATATASVCLDVTVAPAPNSNHVMACELPALTQPPLLLAPQPPQRTSPDLEQAWMELLSLPELQQCLNMQMKDTLDQTGGYLPTNITPEVQDPNYSFYPLPNLAEVASNAAEVCPPEFINAFEESFPNMAPLDHLNQMTLKAPDLNTNFSAATFCDVFYQDIVNTKVTSVTLPCGQGNGGNSLAEISHKPTFTPMELHDLSPREAFDRGNKTEIMPEFPDSDSGVSVEASPHASSPEKSMYGDGSFGGYSDSDMEEMDSNPESAESDYSEMFSLSFQPDGFQTSPSVSAQQQDKKPKHGKTEPDEETGHNDPPFTKDKKRRRSEKRLSRDEQRAKALQIPFTVDMIINLPVDDFNEMMSKHQLNEAQLALVRDIRRRGKNKVAAQNCRKRKMENIVELEYDLDSLKEEKERLQREKTKNYSSVRQMKQELNTLYLEVFSLVRDEEGKPYSPSEYSLQQTTDGTVFLVPRIKKMLFKKNDN